ttagggatagaactactgggtatgaaccatCCATGAGGGGTCGGGTCATACTACTGGcgacttatcaatgaagatggcgggtcatagcaagcccatcgacggcccaagacccagaagcGACTTGAGGCCCAAGTGGATGAGCCTCcatatgtataacttgtattataagccaagcttagttagtcaccgagccggacacgttgtgtatgagccggccggaactctgtaagccgtcgggcatcaacctgtgtatataaaggggtgacctggCAGCGGGTCAACTCAAGTAACAAACAATCGAGAgctagctaggtcaagcgtattcgctccctagtaatcaaaaccctagcaatacaacacaatgcaggagtaggcttttacctcgttgagagaggccgaacctgggtaaactctctgtgtcatttgtcctgtttaaccccttcaagctaacctagttgcgatggctccacgactaagtccttgcgctaggacatctgtcgtgtcaagtccacgacagtaaagttggaatacagtaggtataatgcaataataaaatctgaatgggtttgcaacagtacttagagtggtgatttgctttattatactaatggatctcattaaggttttgttaagttttgtgtgattgaagttttcaagttttgggtgagatcatgatggatgaaggaataaggagtaagaagagtctaacattggggatgtccatggcaccccaagttaatattcaaggagaaccaagcaactaagcttggggatatcccggaaggcatctcctctttattctaacgaccatcggtatcttacttggaactatatttttattcgtcgcatatcatgagttttgcttggagcgtattatatgagtctttgcttgttttgctttttagtttgtcacaagtatccttgctagacacacctatttgatagAGCCAAAATTACGCTATGATTTATTagaactagtggttggggcgccacccTGTGGCGCCACTTGAGAGAAAGTTGTCTGCACATTTTCATTTAGAAAAATAGACGGAGTCCTCGCCGCCATATAGAAAAGCATTAAAAATCCTCACCTCCATCTAGAAAAAGAagtaagaaagaaaagaagaaaataaaaatcaTCAACGCAACCTACCAGCGAGTGCCACTTTGCGTAGCccttcatttttttaaatgtgtggggtcatcacctccatctaaaaaggaaaaaacattaaaaaatcctcacctccatctaaaaaTAATATCTCAAAAGGTTTTTTTACGGTAGCCAACCAGCCTGCGCCACGTGGCATAGTTGGTTGGCTGCCCTTCACGCGATGCTTAATGGGTTTAATTGCTCTTTAtacttcacttaattttttttaattttttgagcCATGGAATTTCtgtagtgtttcacttatatattttttagaaCGGTGTGTTTAATATGTTTGaataaatactctcatgcttcacttcaatttatttgagagttagtaattttaaagaaattctctcatgcttcacttatattattttgagagatgaaaatctttatgctcatgttcttcacttaaatttattttgagcttgtcaaaagcaattgcaatatatgcatctagtcccaaagtgatagatcttcaagagggatataataaaaactttcatgaagatcattggacaaattaaaattgattccttgtaatagttttgagatatgatgatagtgatatgtgattcatgttggtgagtaattatgctttagtaagactattggtgttaatgtttgtgattccgtatgcaagcacgaaagtcaatagttatacaATGAAATtaatcctacttgtggtgcattatttggtgccTAATGTCAGATCATGTTTTCTtcatgtttttggttttccagaaaaccAATATCTAGGGAGGTCAAATTACATTGCCAATTAAACACGGTTTTTTCGGTCGACGAAGGACCCATGAAGCTTAGGGAAGGAACGAGAGGAGCCGTAGGGGGTCACACGGCCATGTGGCGCGCCCCAGGCCTAGGGTGCACCACTAGGGCGTGTGGGGCTCACCTACACCGCCTTACATTGATTTCACCGCCATATAATGTATAAGTACTGAAACATTCCGCCATATTTTTAGAAACATTTTACTACCACCACAAGTTCCTATTTTGCAAAGGTCCAATCTGGGGGCCTGTCCagagctctgtcggagggggaatccactgctggaggcttcttcatcaaccttgctacctCCATGACTATGTGTGAGTAGTTCTACTAGGACCTtggggtccatagtagtagctagatgactcTCTCTCACATTTGGATTTTCAACACCATGTTCTCGTGAGCTGCCTTACATGATTGGGATCGATTTTATGTAATTCTTCGATGTGTTTGTTGGATATGATGAACtgtcactttatgatcagattattcattgaaatcaATTGAAATCTTGAGGTTTCCTTGCATGCTCCTCGATCTATCTATCTTCTTTGGCCAAGTTAGATGATGTTGTCACTAAGGATAGATGgtggtgtctcatcatattgattgatgttTTACCGCCTACAAATTGAAGTGAAATGGAATGAACCACCAGAAGTAGTCGTAATACCTATCGATGGTCGAGGACGTCGACTTGCGGCAACCAGTAGGAGCTACAAGAAAGTAGATCTACAGGATCGCAGCAGAAAGTAAGAAGACCAAGGGAAGAGATTAAGCATAAAGAAGATACGATATGTGTCCAGTCCGCAACCCAAAATAAATGTTGGGTAACTCGGAGTACCTAGTTGGATATGCCCACGAATAAAATATAATGTCCAGGCCAGCACGTTTCAAAAGCAGAACACAAAATATTACAGTATAAATCTtcacctaataataaagcacgaacAATTTCTGCCCGCACACCCGTCGTgacatttttgcaaaaaaaaccctGCTATTTTCTGTATTCAACCCGCAATCCCCACTTAAGTCACAGCCCGAACACTTATTTTACATGTTTTCAAAAACACCCCTGAGCTAATagataattcatccgcggatcatatttaagtcaaacaaatgcttttttaaattatccatatcttttaaaccgtaactcctattttaacatgttatatatgaaatttgattagaaaaatatttaGAATaggaatatgatgttatttttatcCGTTAcatatttttaaatattttttgaaaGATATTTAAGTTAAACAAATACATCTTTAAATTATTCGTACCTtttaaactgtaactccgatttgaacatgttatatatgaaatttgattagaaaaatgtgtataatatgaatatgatgttatttttacatgttaaatattttaaaatattattttattttggaagcaaacttataatctaTAGCACACGATCCGTTTTTCTTTCGTACcagcggcgatccggattgcaaataaacacccactaaaaccatatagggaaaagaaaacatcgataactacacatgcataccttgAAAAAACCTTCTGAAGAAAAACAACAGATTTCACATCgcaagagtgagagaaagcgaacgagagagagagagagaggagggagggaggagagacgCATTAGGATTAACCACATTCAAACATGTTTTGGTTTGTGTGAACACTGAAGCCACCGCTGACGAGGGTGAGAAAGAGGATAAgaggcaacacaaatatgatgcctcgctaaAATAAAAAAGATGGACCTATTAttgtcttgagtgatggttgttgggttaagagcgtgtgttattttttcttccgttgcaacgcacgggctcttttgctagtttcTTCTAAAAGAACTTGATTGAACAAACAGAGTTAACCATAGGAGCCCAAATGAAATCAAAGCTTAGGGAAGTCATTGTAGTTGGAAGAACGAAATGTGTTAAAGAATTACTTATTTACCAAACTCATCAGACGGTTTCATAAGTTCATATTTGGTCGTACGGGTACTGCTTTCTTGAATGTAAAGATAGATTTCTCATAGATGATAGCATGCATCGCAAGGCGGTAGAAAGTAGCGAAAACACAATGTATAGTATTCATGGAAAGGGATGGAATGAACTTGGGAAAGGACATAAGAGGATGAACTGATGAGTATAAATAAAATAAGGGGAAATACTCCATTtgttcccttatacaaggccacttcaTATTTTAATATCTAACTTTGACCGTTACTTTTACCAATAGAAATGGTAGTATACCACAAAAAGTATGTCATTGGATGCACATTTTAAAGAACTTTGCAATGATATATGTTTTATGACATCTAATCCATATTTTGTTGACCCAGATTATAAGTTAAAGTTTGACACAAAAAACGAAGTGACcctgtataagggaatggagggagtaaatgaAATGGAAGAAGACGCAATAGCGAATGAAGAAAATTAGAAGGTTGAAAGGAAAACACGGGTATAGGAATGGACAAGCAGTAGATGAACATGTGAACGCGGAAGAAGATGAATAGtgctccctccgttcgaaaaagtTTGTCCTTCAAATGGATGTATCTTGTACTAAGTTGATGTTAGATGCATCCATTTGAGGGACAGGCTTTTTCAGACAAAGGGGGTATGAAATAACTGCTAAAACAGAACGGGGTGACGGAGCATAAGAGACACGGCCATAAAAGTACATGTGAAGGACATATTTGTACAGAAAAATCATGTATATCGTCTCGTATTCACACATTTAAGAATTTCCTTCCATGTTTCAACGAAATTCTATGAAAGACACGTGCACATATCACAACGCACATCAATGGCGATAGGCGTTTCCACATGTGTGTGCCCCTGCAAATTTTCGTTGTATTGTATTGACTCCAAACAAAAGCTGGTTAGCCACCGGGTAACGTGTGAGAATTGAAGTTGTGCTGATTGACCCAATTCATCTAGCATGATTGTGTaatgactttcttgttgaatcATGAGGACCCACTATATTGCCTTATCCTGATTTCCATTTTGTGCCAACACTCAGACCACAACCGTTACACTTattgaattttattttatttttgaaaatatggtccaaaaaatctgaaatttggcatggtgtcataatATGGTTGTCGTATTCTCTTAGCCAACTTGACGCAACTTGTATGCATTAACTGACCTCATAGGCATTTTCAATATCGCCCATAATTACCCCCCTATGTGTATCTCACGGTTTCAATCGCGGCCATGTCACGAAGGATTGCTCATCGCACACGATTTTTTTTTGTCGAATCGTGCGCGATAGTACGTCACACATATTTGCGTTCTATAAGTATGTACCAGTATTCAGTGAACGAGTTGGCACAAATCACAAAGCTTGACTGAGAATATTCATCCACAATTTTCCCATGTCCACAAGCATATAGTACATCCGGAAGGAAATTGCATTCGTCCATACCAAGCGGGAAAATGAAGACTAGCCATCTGTGATGACAATTGGCTAATTTCGAATGCAGCTGATCATGCTCAAAAGTCTACCATGCATGGTTCATCCGTTCATTAATTTACAAACAGTTCACTCAAAATAAACATGAACACCATGCATGCATACAAACACCGCACCGCCACCATTGTTGTGATGATCTTGGCCTcgtgaggaggaggcaaaggagcTCGACAAGCCAAAGACCTCCACCAGGTGCGTGCCGACAACCATCCGGGCTGTCTTGGCCACGGGGGCCGCCGCTATCGCCAAGGCTGTGTCAATCATCATCGTGCTCTTGCCAAGGCTGCCGCCAGGTGAGAACAAATGATTATGAGGTAGCATCTTCTTGAAACTTTTACCATAGAGAAGTGTTAGAGTAGATAGCTTACATTATTTTAAGATCTAACAGCATGTTATAATGTGTGATGTCCTGTAGTTATAATATTTCTTAAAGAAACGATACAAAGTAAAACTTACAGTTTTCTAGTTACTAGCAaatatgctcgtgcgttgcaacgggaaaaaagaATAAGCATATGAAATATGCTCAGTGAGTTCAACCGTCTTTAATCATTGATAGAACTTCCACAATGTGAGTTGATTCTAAGTAAATCCATATGAACCCGTTAAACCTTTGCACATTATGGATCCGACCAAAAGCGCATTATCAACTGGGTCATTTCTTGTCATTCATGAAAAAATTATTATGGGAAATTAATGAATAAAGGCTAACTTTTTTCGTGATAAATAGCACAAACTAATGAAAATATTAACACAGATGTTAGTTATCCATCATCTCTCAACTTGAAAAAAATGATGCGGCATGTCGGTATGTTCGACCAGACCCGAGGGAGACATTAGATCAATCAAAAATGCTTTCCTCCTTCGTGCCGTATTGTCCACCTATAGTGTTTCCACATCTCTACATTCCGATGCCGCAAGGGTCAAATGCAGAGCTCCTCAAGCTTTCTGACTTTCAGAACAGAAGCAAGGTTTCCCATCaacaaaaataaatatatatcataataaaatcattgttatgaAGGATGAAAATGTGCATCTATATTACTTCCCTTATAGCATCAGAAGTCATTACCTCTAAAAAAACCATCAGAAATTCAAAACAAAACAGTAATGCATGGCCCAACTAAATCAGCCACACACATGGGGCAGCCCTTTATTTTAGGTCCATGGGGCGTCCGGTACACATGGGGCATCCTTTTTTTACGTGCATGGGGCATCCTTTTTTTTTCGTGCATGGGGCAGCGATTGTGCGGAGATTAGTATTTTGTATTTAAAGTGAGCAGCAGTCCGGTCTGCCTTTCAATTTATTTATTTAGTGAAAATCCGCTTGTCCTATAGTATAGAAGAAGTTTCCTTTGCTCAACCAAAGATGTTGGTTGGGTGAGTTGGTTACCTGCTAAGGTCAATTCCTGGCCACCATGGTTTGAGGCAACATTAgcgtagttttttttttcttttttaaacaAAAACGGAAACACCTCTTGAACGGACGACGTACAAAACCGATCTGATGACAAAAAATAGTGGAGAAACAATCGTCCTTTTTATATTAGGTAGAGATATGATGCTTGTATTGACTTAATGTCGTATCTAGAGAATACGAGTGTCATAATTACACATTCGACATCTGCATGACTATAATATATACAACCAACAGAAACACACACGTGAAAAAGAAAATGTGAGCTCGATAAGCCGTAACCACCTTCGGTTGTGCGGCTCACGAACGACGTCAAAGACGACGCTACACCTTGGGCTCGCGCTGGGGCCAAGGCGCCTGGCTAGCTGATCACCGAGACGTAGGTTTAGTAGTTGGGCCGCGCTTGCGCTTCTCATGCGCTCTTCTATGCCTTGCATGCCGCCTGCGTGTTCGTCCTTGCGAGGCTGTTTTTATAATGACTGCTATAAATCCTCTTCTACCAACACAATAATACACAAGTCTATTCTGTATTCGTGAGAGAAAAAAAAGCCACAACCACCGATAAGCCACAGTAGGCAGTAGCGACGACGCAAGCATATTTTGCCACTTGCCCTAGCCGCCCAAGTGGATATACGCTTTTGAACATCGCCCGCCCAATGAGGTTATGATCTAGACATCTAGTTCTAGATTACTGTAAACCCAACTGCCCAAACAAATCGACCAATGTATATCGGGAAATCGCATTGAACCACTCGTTGTCAGAAGTAGTATGCATATGTActggaaataaaagaaaattgtCCCACTTGTAGCTAGCAAGTCATGAACTCGTGATACATGCATCTAATTATTTTTTCCGGCATCTTCTTGCGGATCCTTGAAATAGATACCCATGCAGTTCAAAAAAAAAGAAGATAGCCATGCATTCTTTCCACGTCCCCAGGCTACAAATACCGGTCAAATTCCAGCACTCTTCATCAATCTCGAGCCACCTACTAGCTAGTCATGGCATCTTCCAAGAGCAGTCTTGCAATGTTCGCACTGGCCATAGTCATGGCCGTGGTGGCTGACGTCTCGGCGCAGAACACCCCGCAGGACTTCGTCAACCTGCACAACCGCGCCCGCGCCGTGGACGGTGTCGGCCCGGTGGCGTGGGACAACAACGTGGCCAGGTTTGCGCAGGACTGGGCGGCGCAGCGCGCCGGCGATTGCCGGCTCCAGCACTCCGGCGGGCCGTTCGGCGAGAACATCTTCTGGGGTTCCGGGCAGTCGTGGACGGCCGCCGACGCGGTGAAGCTGTGGGTGGACGAGAAGCAGAACTACCATCTTGACAGCAACACCTGCGACGCCGGCAAGGTGTGCGGGCACTACACGCAGGTGGTGTGGCGCAAGTCGACCCGCATCGGCTGCGCGCGCGTGGTCTGCGCCGGGAACCGGGGCGTCTTCATCACCTGCAACTACAACCCCCCGGGCAACTTCAACGGCGAGCGCCCGTTCGCGTTCCTCACCCTTGACGCCGAAGCCAAGTAGTACGTGCGTGTGAGTGTGATCATACATGCATACGTACGTGCATGTGTTTATGTTTGTGTGGTTTGAATATTTATACGTCTACAAATGTTACGTACGTACGTAAATAAGCACACATTCCGGCCTACATGTATCCATGCGGCTCTGTGCAGCGTGTAAATGTAATCATATATGTTCTACGTCCATGCAAACATCTTTACTTTTGTTTTGTTGTTCAAAACTTGGACCTAGCCAAACAAATTGTGAACCCCTGAAAAAAATGATAccccctccgtcctataatataagaccACTACTGTCAAAAAATGTTTTACATTATGGGACGATGGGAGTACGTTACACACAAAATTTGAATTTGTGTTCGAAGATAAGAACCTGTAATTCTTGAAATAGGATTTCGCCCCGTTTTATTTATAGATAAAGCAAACACCATGACCATACAGTAAATTCAAGTGTGAAAATAGAATACCCTGTTGGGGCAACATCACAAACTCGACAAAGGAAAATATAAAATAAATGGGGAAAAAGACCACCAAGTGGTCGTagtctcacgggggggggggggggggggggggctgcaccGAGGCAAGTTGGTGAGCGGCACCATGCATCGCATCCATCATAAGGCCCAGCCGATCGCGGTCGCACTATCTATACAACAGGTGACAGCGCTGCAAAAATGCAAGAAATTTAAAGATTAAGTCAGATGTCCTCCTAAGAAAGACATGCTCAATCACCATCTTATTGTACGTACTCCATAAAATCCATGCTAACGGTTCAAACATCAGCCAGAAGAGGTGCCTCATACTGCCACCTGGTAGGCACGGGTCTGAAGGAACCCTGCAAGGTCCAGGGTTTCAAGGACAAAACTCCAAAAAACTCTAGACATTGTCCAAAAGAAATGATGTGGTCCTCGTTTCCAGAACGCCAAAAAAAAGGACACAACCCTTCCCAAGGTCATGCCTCTTGATCACCTCTTCCCAGCAATTGTCAAACACAATTTTTTATCTTTTCAATGTTAAGTGCGATTTCCACAGCGGATTGGTTTAAGCAATGGTCGGACGCCAGCATAGGGCAAGATATGTTGAGTCGACAGAGAAAAACCCGAAGATGCAAGATGCCATGATACGGTGTCCGGATAGTCCGCAAGAACTGGGACCGCCGCTCGCAAACTAGCCCACTTTACGGCCTCCACCTGGCCAAATGACCATCGGAACAAGATATTCCAATGGTCATTGTGGGCCAGTGAAAAAAATAGTGCGCTATAGCGCCACTAATAGCACACCGTAGCATCGTGAGCAATATCTCGCTAAATAAATCAGTGTGCAATGTCTCGCTAATAGCATGATAGGGTCCGTCCACAAACTAGCCCGCTCTATGGTCTCTACCTGGCCAAACTATTGCTAGTGCATTATGATTTTCGGCTTTCCCCATTAATGTCTTGTACTTAATGCTCAATTTATCCAGCTGAATAGATAGAACTGATTCAATTGGTAGACGATAAGACTACCCATAGTGCGAGTAACATACTAGATGGTAACATAAAGCATatttagataaaatagatgatgtggcaagcatttaatgaagaaagaaagacatgtggtaacatagctagttactaatagtatgagtaacatcacacatatcaagataaGATGagtactacacatatgttactcctcaCTATAAAGACAATAACATAGActagtaagagcatctccactagggTCCCAAGACGCCCCCCAAGCCACTTTTTAGGCGTCGGCAGTAAAAAAAAGCGCCCAGCCACGCCCCAAGGCCTTGATTTGCACCGATTTTGCCCAAAAATACAACCGGCGATCTTAGGCGAACCCCAACAACCTGGGGGCAGCTGGGGGCGCCGGCACTAACTTTTGCATGCAAATGGTCCACTGGCAGTGTTCCCAACTCCTTTTCTCTTCTCCTGGCCCACTCGCGTGCAAGAGCAGACTCCCTTTCTCCTCTCCAGGCCCACGCTCCCTCTCTCCTCGGCGTCTTCTACGCTCTCCATGTACTCCGGGCGGGCGAGGCAGGAGCTGGTGAGGCCAGGGCGGGTGCTGGCCGGAGCTAGCGGGGCAGACGTGGCCGGAGCTAGCGAGGCGGGGGCGCTGGCCGGAGCTGGTGAGGCCGGGGCGGGCACTGGCCGGAGCAAGCGAGGCGGGGGCGCTGGCCAGAACTGGCGAGGCGGGCGCGCGCAACGGGAAGCGCAGGGGCGGGGACAGGACGACCAGCTGGGCTAGCAACACAAAAACAGCAATAAGGCCAAATGGGCTAGCTACACAACGACGGCAACACGGCCAGCTGTGCTAGGCCCGCACGCGATGGCTACGGCAGCTCATCAGCACGCCCGCCCGCGGCTGCACCGAGGCAAGTTGGTGAGCAGCACCATGCATCGCATCCATCATAAGGCCCAGTCGATCGTGGTCGCACTGTCTATACAACGGGAGACAGCGCTGCAAAAATGCAAGGAATTTAAAGATTAAGTCAGATGTCCTCCCAAGAAAGACATGCTCAATCACCATCTTATTTTACGTActccacaaaatccatgctaacgGTTCAAACATCAGCCAGAAGAGGTGCCTCGTACTGCCACCTGGTAGGCACGGGTCTGAAGGAACCCTGCAAGGTCCAGGGTTACAAGGACAAAACTCCAAAGAACTCTAGACATTGTCCAAAAGAAATGATGTGGTCCTCGTTTCCAGAACGCCAAAAAAAGGACACAACCCTTCCCAAGGTCATGCCTCTTGATCACCTCTTCCCAGCAATTGTCAAACACATTTTTTTATCTTTTCAATGTTAAGTGCGATTTCCAGAGCGGACTGGTTTAAGCAATGGTCGGACGCCAGCATAGGGCAAGATATGTTGAGTCGACAGAGAAAAAACCCGAAGATGCAAGATGCCATGATACGGTGTTCGGATAGTCCGCAAGAACTGGGACCGCCGCTCGCAAACAAAACCACTTTACGGCCTCCACCTGGCCAAATGACCATCGGAACAAGATATTCCAATGGTCATTGTGGACCAGTGAAAAAAATAGCGTGCTATAGCGCCACTAATAGCACACCGTAGCATCGTGAGCAATATCTCGCTAAATAAATCAGTGTGcaatgtctcgctaatagcacgATATGGTCCGTCCACAAACTAGCCCGCTCTATGGTCTCCACCTGGCGAAACTATTGCTAGTGCATTATGATTTTCAGCTTTCCCCATTAATATTTTGTACTTAATCCTCAATTTATCCGGCTGAATAGATAGAACTGATTCAATTGGTAGACGATAAGACTACCCATAGTGCGAGTAACATACtagatggtaacatcacacatatttaGATAAAACAGATGATGTGGCAAGCATTTAATGAAGAAAGaaaggcatgtggtaacatagatagttactagtagtatgagtaacatcacacatatcaagataaGATGagtactacacatatgttactcctcaCTATAGAGACAATAACATAGActagtaagagcatctccactagggTCCCAAGACGCCCCCCAAGCCACTTTTTAGGCGCCGGCGGTAAAAAAAAGCGCCCAGCCACGCCCCAAGGCCTTGATTTGCGCCGATTTTGCCCAAAAATAGAACCGGCGATCTCAGGCGAACCCCAACAACCTGGGGGGCAGCTGGGGACGCCGGCACTAACTTTTGCATGCAAATGGTCCACTGGCAGTGTCCCCAACTCCTTTTCTCTTCTCCTGGCCCACTCACGTGCGAGAGCAGACTCCCTTTCTCCTCTCCAGGCCCATGCTCCCTCTCTCTCCGGCGTCTTCTACGCTCTCCATGTACTCCGGGCGGGCGAGGCAGGAGCTGGTGAGGCCAGGGCGGGTGCTGGCCGGAGCTAGCGGGGCAGACGTGGCCGGAGCTAGCGAGGCGGGGGCGCTGGCCGGAG
The sequence above is drawn from the Triticum aestivum cultivar Chinese Spring chromosome 7A, IWGSC CS RefSeq v2.1, whole genome shotgun sequence genome and encodes:
- the LOC123151128 gene encoding pathogenesis-related protein PRB1-2; amino-acid sequence: MASSKSSLAMFALAIVMAVVADVSAQNTPQDFVNLHNRARAVDGVGPVAWDNNVARFAQDWAAQRAGDCRLQHSGGPFGENIFWGSGQSWTAADAVKLWVDEKQNYHLDSNTCDAGKVCGHYTQVVWRKSTRIGCARVVCAGNRGVFITCNYNPPGNFNGERPFAFLTLDAEAK